A DNA window from Arachis duranensis cultivar V14167 chromosome 3, aradu.V14167.gnm2.J7QH, whole genome shotgun sequence contains the following coding sequences:
- the LOC107481931 gene encoding pentatricopeptide repeat-containing protein At5g66520, protein MVVLQAQEIERVLWRSTTVSHLRQVHSLLLKSCLLRHPFLVSVFISCASSISLPYAHFFFRALPATPPLFTFNLLIRAFSQTTPFHSLTLFRHLHQTPPFSPDNFTFPPLLTACGRASSLPLGGSIHSLILKMGFTCDPYINNTLFKMYADCGALGLARKVFDEMPVRDVVSWSSMISTCVSRGFPCHAMAAFFQMGMENVKPNSVTLVSLLSACTKMLNLGAGASIHSYIVRNQVELDVGLGTALFEMYAKCGQIDKALQVFDSMHEKNLQSCTIMISALANHGRQKDAISLFSRMEDMGLQPDSLSFSAILSACGHMGLVSEGKMYFDRMVRMYSIKPTVEHYGCMVDLLGRAGLIEEAHDMIKNMPMEPNAVILRSFLGACRNLGWVPSLDGKLLSKLESELGANYVLTASIFSTCSSWKDANDLRLAMKHRGLKKTPGCSWVEVQN, encoded by the coding sequence ATGGTAGTGCTCCAAGCGCAAGAGATAGAGAGAGTGTTGTGGCGGTCCACAACGGTGTCGCATCTCCGACAAGTACACTCGCTCCTTCTGAAATCGTGCCTCCTCCGCCACCCTTTTCTGGTTTCCGTCTTCATCTCCTGCGCGTCCTCCATCTCCCTCCCTTACGCCCATTTCTTCTTCCGCGCCCTCCCCGCCACTCCCCCACTCTTCACCTTCAACCTCCTCATTAGGGCCTTCTCTCAAACCACCCCTTTCCACTCCCTCACCCTCTTTCGCCACCTGCACCAAACTCCCCCCTTTTCCCCTGACAACTTCACTTTCCCTCCCCTTCTCACTGCATGCGGTCGCGCTTCCTCCCTTCCCCTTGGCGGTTCCATCCATTCTTTGATCCTCAAGATGGGTTTCACCTGTGATCCATATATCAACAACACCCTTTTCAAGATGTATGCTGACTGCGGCGCACTGGGGCTCGCCCGGAAGGTGTTCGATGAAATGCCTGTTAGAGATGTTGTGTCTTGGAGCTCTATGATTTCTACGTGTGTTTCTCGGGGATTTCCTTGCCATGCAATGGCTGCGTTTTTCCAGATGGGGATGGAGAATGTGAAGCCTAACTCCGTTACTTTGGTGAGCTTGCTTTCTGCTTGCACCAAAATGCTCAACCTTGGTGCTGGAGCATCAATTCATTCTTACATTGTGAGGAATCAAGTGGAATTGGATGTTGGTTTGGGCACGGCTTTGTTTGAGATGTACGCGAAGTGTGGGCAGATTGACAAAGCCCTCCAGGTTTTCGATTCAATGCATGAGAAGAACCTCCAGTCTTGCACAATTATGATATCTGCTCTTGCAAATCATGGCCGCCAAAAGGATGCTATTTCGCTGTTCTCCCGGATGGAAGATATGGGGTTGCAGCCAGATAGTTTGTCTTTTTCTGCAATTCTTTCTGCTTGCGGCCACATGGGACTTGTTTCTGAGGGTAAAATGTATTTTGATAGGATGGTGAGAATGTATAGCATAAAGCCAACTGTTGAGCATTATGGATGCATGGTTGACTTGCTGGGAAGAGCTGGCTTGATTGAGGAAGCTCATGATATGATCAAGAACATGCCAATGGAGCCGAATGCTGTCATATTAAGGAGTTTTCTAGGTGCTTGCAGGAATCTTGGGTGGGTTCCTAGTTTGGATGGAAAGCTTTTGTCTAAATTGGAGTCTGAATTGGGAGCAAACTATGTGCTTACTGCCAGTATTTTTTCCACCTGTTCTTCCTGGAAGGATGCCAATGACTTGAGGTTAGCCATGAAACACAGAGGTTTGAAGAAGACTCCTGGTTGTAGTTGGGTGGAGGTGCAAAATTGA